The following are encoded in a window of Gramella sp. MT6 genomic DNA:
- a CDS encoding thymidine kinase has product MFLENTVNHEEQFGWIEVICGSMFSGKTEELIRRLKRAKFAKQNVEIFKPAIDTRYDEEMVVSHDSNEIRSTPVPSASNIRILADGCDVVGIDEAQFFDDEIVTVCNDLANQGVRVIVAGLDMDFKGNPFGPMPNLMATAEYVTKVHAVCTRTGNLAQFSYRKAINDDLVFLGENEEYEPLSRAAYYKAMLKERVKKLDVKEPEELKSKAKEENA; this is encoded by the coding sequence ATGTTTCTCGAAAATACAGTAAATCACGAAGAGCAATTTGGCTGGATTGAAGTTATTTGCGGCTCAATGTTTTCCGGTAAAACCGAAGAACTGATCCGTAGACTCAAGCGTGCAAAATTTGCAAAACAGAACGTAGAGATCTTTAAACCTGCTATCGATACAAGGTATGATGAGGAGATGGTGGTGTCTCATGACTCGAATGAGATACGTTCTACGCCGGTACCTTCGGCATCCAATATTAGGATTCTTGCAGACGGATGTGATGTGGTAGGAATAGATGAAGCCCAGTTCTTCGATGATGAGATCGTGACCGTTTGTAATGACCTGGCCAACCAGGGAGTGCGTGTGATAGTAGCCGGTCTGGACATGGATTTTAAAGGAAATCCTTTTGGACCCATGCCTAATCTTATGGCTACAGCAGAATATGTTACCAAGGTACATGCTGTTTGTACCCGTACCGGAAACCTGGCGCAGTTTAGTTATAGAAAAGCGATCAATGATGATCTTGTATTTCTTGGGGAGAATGAAGAATATGAACCTCTCAGCAGGGCTGCTTATTATAAAGCCATGCTGAAAGAGAGGGTTAAAAAACTTGATGTAAAGGAGCCCGAAGAGTTAAAATCTAAAGCAAAAGAAGAAAATGCCTGA
- the alr gene encoding alanine racemase, with protein sequence MPEAKETVLEIDLGNLAHNYRFLRSKIDKDVKFLSVVKAHAYGSDSVAIAQKLQELGTDYFAVAYVEEGIRLRENGITLPILVLHPQVLHFEEIIEHCLEPNLYSERTLKAFFSTAEKLNLKDYPVHIKLNTGLNRLGFDQPEIKKVFDLVTGTKSIKIASVFSHLAASEDWQERDFTIGQIDLFRKMAWELIENLDYEPILHICNTSGVINYPKASFSMVRTGIGLYGYGNDKNVDPELKPVGTLKTIISQIREIGKGDTVGYNRVFKAEKPTRIATLPIGHADGINRIYGKQKAGVYINGKYAPIVGNVCMDIIMINVTGIDCEEGDEVIVFGGPQHPVAFAEAGGTISYELITGIQRRVSKKIIPE encoded by the coding sequence ATGCCTGAAGCCAAAGAAACCGTTCTGGAAATTGATCTTGGGAACCTGGCTCATAACTATCGCTTTTTACGATCTAAAATAGATAAAGATGTAAAATTTCTATCGGTTGTGAAAGCTCATGCCTACGGAAGCGATTCTGTGGCCATCGCTCAAAAACTTCAGGAATTAGGAACCGATTATTTCGCTGTTGCCTATGTAGAAGAAGGAATAAGACTACGTGAAAACGGCATAACCTTACCTATCCTGGTCTTGCATCCACAGGTACTCCATTTTGAAGAGATCATTGAGCATTGCCTGGAACCGAATCTTTACAGCGAAAGAACTTTGAAAGCCTTTTTCAGTACCGCTGAAAAATTAAATCTTAAGGACTATCCGGTTCATATAAAACTGAACACAGGTCTTAACCGTTTAGGCTTCGACCAGCCTGAAATAAAAAAAGTATTTGACCTGGTGACCGGCACAAAATCAATAAAAATAGCTTCTGTTTTCTCTCATCTTGCCGCAAGCGAAGACTGGCAGGAAAGAGATTTCACTATTGGGCAGATAGATCTTTTCAGGAAAATGGCCTGGGAATTAATAGAAAACCTGGACTACGAGCCAATTCTTCATATTTGTAACACTTCAGGAGTCATTAATTACCCAAAAGCCTCTTTTAGCATGGTGAGAACGGGTATTGGTCTTTATGGCTACGGAAATGATAAGAATGTAGATCCCGAATTAAAACCGGTTGGAACTTTAAAAACCATAATTTCCCAGATCCGTGAAATTGGAAAGGGTGATACCGTAGGATACAACCGGGTCTTTAAAGCAGAGAAACCTACCAGAATCGCGACGCTGCCCATAGGGCATGCAGACGGTATTAACCGCATATACGGAAAGCAAAAAGCCGGCGTTTATATAAATGGTAAATATGCTCCAATTGTTGGCAACGTCTGTATGGACATTATCATGATCAATGTTACCGGCATCGATTGTGAAGAAGGCGATGAAGTCATCGTTTTTGGTGGACCTCAACATCCGGTTGCTTTTGCTGAAGCCGGAGGCACTATTTCTTATGAACTCATCACCGGAATACAACGCAGGGTTTCCAAAAAGATCATCCCAGAATAA
- the mscL gene encoding large conductance mechanosensitive channel protein MscL has protein sequence MGFLKDFRTFLFQKDIVMLATAVVIGAAFNKIVTSVVNDVIMPIIGVLTGGIDFTQKFISLDGKAYASLDAAKEAEAAVITYGNLIQAIIYFIIIGFFIFLVLRSYEKTKKKENVEEAPAPKGPTQEEILLEIRDELRKQTP, from the coding sequence ATGGGCTTTTTAAAAGACTTTAGGACCTTTCTTTTTCAGAAGGATATTGTAATGCTGGCAACTGCCGTTGTAATTGGCGCGGCCTTTAACAAGATCGTTACCTCTGTGGTTAATGATGTTATAATGCCGATTATTGGAGTGCTTACCGGCGGAATAGATTTTACTCAAAAATTTATCTCCCTGGACGGGAAAGCATATGCCAGTCTTGATGCAGCCAAGGAGGCTGAAGCTGCGGTCATCACATATGGTAATCTAATTCAAGCCATTATCTATTTTATTATCATTGGCTTTTTTATATTTTTGGTTTTGAGATCTTATGAAAAGACCAAGAAAAAAGAAAATGTAGAAGAGGCTCCGGCACCAAAAGGGCCTACTCAGGAGGAAATTCTTCTGGAAATTAGAGACGAACTAAGAAAACAAACACCATAA
- a CDS encoding aspartate-semialdehyde dehydrogenase, producing MKIAVVGATGMVGSVMLKVLEERNFPLTELIPVASEKSVGKKIKFGNKEFEVVGLETAVSMKPEIALFSAGGDTSLAWAPKFAEVGTTVIDNSSAWRMNPKHKLVIPEINANLLSNEDKIIANPNCSTIQLLMALKPLHDAYNIKRVVVSTYQSITGTGVKAVRQLENEYAGESGDMAYPYPIHRNALPHCDVFQDNGYTKEEMKLTNETKKILGDDSVNVTATAIRIPVVGGHSESVNIEFSKEFEEGDVRKLLSDFPGITVQDNPAVNTYPMPIYAEGKDDVFVGRIRRDHSQPNTLNMWIVADNLRKGAATNAIQIAEYLIENKLV from the coding sequence ATGAAAATAGCTGTTGTTGGAGCCACCGGAATGGTAGGAAGCGTAATGCTTAAAGTCCTTGAAGAAAGAAATTTTCCGTTAACTGAGCTTATTCCTGTAGCTTCAGAAAAATCTGTAGGAAAAAAGATCAAATTCGGAAATAAGGAATTTGAAGTAGTTGGTTTGGAAACAGCTGTTTCCATGAAACCCGAGATCGCATTATTTTCAGCCGGAGGAGATACTTCTTTAGCCTGGGCACCAAAATTTGCCGAGGTTGGCACTACTGTGATCGATAACTCTTCAGCCTGGAGAATGAATCCAAAACATAAACTGGTGATCCCTGAGATCAACGCAAACCTGCTTTCAAATGAAGATAAGATCATCGCTAACCCAAACTGCTCGACCATACAGTTGCTAATGGCCCTGAAACCTCTACATGATGCATATAATATTAAACGTGTGGTAGTTTCAACTTACCAGTCCATTACTGGGACCGGAGTGAAGGCAGTAAGACAACTGGAAAATGAGTATGCTGGTGAAAGCGGAGATATGGCTTACCCTTACCCTATTCACAGAAATGCCTTACCGCATTGTGATGTTTTTCAGGATAATGGCTATACAAAAGAGGAAATGAAGCTTACTAATGAAACCAAAAAGATCCTTGGAGACGATTCTGTTAACGTCACCGCTACCGCGATAAGAATTCCGGTAGTTGGAGGACATTCAGAATCTGTTAATATCGAATTCAGTAAAGAGTTTGAAGAAGGTGATGTTCGTAAACTTTTAAGTGATTTTCCTGGTATTACCGTGCAGGACAACCCCGCAGTAAACACTTATCCTATGCCGATTTATGCCGAAGGTAAAGATGATGTTTTTGTTGGGAGAATTAGAAGGGATCATTCCCAGCCTAATACTTTAAATATGTGGATCGTGGCAGACAACCTCCGCAAAGGTGCTGCTACCAACGCCATTCAGATCGCTGAATATCTCATTGAAAACAAACTAGTATAG
- a CDS encoding prolyl oligopeptidase family serine peptidase, with protein sequence MKKISTAICVLGLITYSNTANSQNPNELKYPETKKVDTVTDYFGTKVEDPYRWLEDDRSEETENWVKAQNKVTFNYLEQIPYRDQLKERLTKLWDYEKLSAPFTEGDYIYFFKNDGLQNQSVMYRKKGEEGKAEIFLDPNKFSEDGTTSLGGMSFSKDGKILAYAISEGGSDWRKIIVMDAENKKILGDTIRDVKFSGMSWKGNDGFFYSSYDKPDGSELSAKTDQHKLYYHKLGTAQSEDKVIFGDSADQKHRYIGGGVTEDDHYLTISARNSTSGGKLFLMDLTIEDPELVTILDHEKTDSYVIKNEGSKLFIVTNLDAPNKRIVSVDASNPTPENWEDFIPETENVLSPSTAGGDFFAEYMVDAISQVKQYDSEGKLIREVELPGIGSAGGFGAKEDEKVLYYSFTNYVTPGTIYKYNIENGTSEVYNKPNIDFDPENYESKQVFYDSKDGTKVPMIITYKKGTELNGENPTILYGYGGFNVSLTPGFSTAMSVWLEQGGIYAVPNLRGGGEYGKEWHDAGIKLKKQNVFDDFIAAAEYLIDNDYTSSDKLAVRGGSNGGLLVGATMTQRPDLMQVALPAVGVMDMLRYHTFTAGAGWAYDYGTAEDSKEMFEYLYGYSPVHNVKEGVEYPATLVTTGDHDDRVVPAHSFKFAAELQEKHAGEEPVLIRIETKAGHGAGKPTSKIIEEYADIFGFTLYNMGYEDLPKDIEKGVGQ encoded by the coding sequence ATGAAAAAAATATCTACCGCTATTTGTGTTCTGGGTTTAATCACCTATTCTAACACCGCAAATAGTCAAAATCCAAATGAATTGAAATACCCCGAAACTAAAAAAGTAGATACGGTGACCGATTATTTCGGGACCAAGGTTGAGGATCCATACCGCTGGCTGGAAGACGATCGCAGCGAAGAGACCGAAAACTGGGTAAAAGCCCAGAATAAGGTTACCTTCAATTATCTTGAACAGATCCCTTATCGCGACCAGCTCAAAGAAAGACTTACCAAGCTTTGGGATTATGAAAAACTAAGTGCACCCTTTACCGAGGGAGATTACATTTATTTCTTCAAGAATGACGGTTTACAGAATCAGAGCGTGATGTACCGCAAAAAAGGGGAGGAAGGTAAAGCAGAGATTTTCCTTGACCCTAATAAGTTTAGTGAAGACGGTACTACTTCCCTTGGAGGGATGAGCTTTTCTAAAGATGGAAAAATTCTTGCTTATGCCATTTCTGAAGGCGGAAGTGACTGGAGAAAGATCATCGTTATGGATGCTGAAAATAAAAAGATCCTGGGAGATACCATCAGGGATGTAAAATTCAGCGGTATGTCCTGGAAAGGAAATGATGGTTTCTTTTATTCCAGCTATGACAAACCAGATGGAAGTGAGCTTTCGGCAAAAACAGATCAGCACAAATTATATTATCACAAACTGGGAACTGCCCAATCTGAAGATAAAGTGATCTTTGGTGACAGCGCAGACCAAAAACATAGATATATTGGTGGTGGAGTTACAGAAGATGATCATTACCTTACCATCTCTGCCAGGAATTCAACTTCTGGTGGAAAGTTGTTCCTAATGGACCTTACCATAGAAGATCCTGAACTGGTAACTATCCTGGACCATGAAAAAACCGATTCTTATGTGATCAAAAACGAAGGCAGTAAGCTGTTTATCGTAACCAACCTTGACGCTCCAAATAAAAGGATCGTAAGCGTGGATGCTTCTAATCCTACACCAGAGAACTGGGAGGATTTTATTCCAGAAACCGAAAACGTGTTAAGTCCTTCTACCGCAGGTGGAGATTTCTTCGCGGAATATATGGTAGATGCCATTTCACAAGTAAAACAATATGATTCTGAAGGGAAATTAATTCGTGAAGTAGAACTTCCAGGTATAGGTTCTGCCGGAGGATTTGGAGCCAAAGAAGACGAAAAAGTGCTTTATTACTCTTTTACGAATTATGTGACTCCGGGTACTATTTACAAGTACAATATCGAAAACGGTACTTCTGAAGTATACAATAAACCTAATATCGATTTTGACCCAGAGAATTACGAAAGCAAACAGGTTTTCTATGATTCCAAGGACGGTACAAAAGTGCCTATGATCATAACTTATAAAAAGGGAACGGAATTGAATGGGGAGAATCCAACGATCCTTTATGGATATGGCGGATTCAATGTTAGTCTTACTCCTGGATTCAGCACGGCGATGAGCGTTTGGCTGGAACAGGGAGGTATTTATGCTGTACCTAATCTACGCGGTGGTGGAGAATATGGTAAAGAATGGCACGATGCGGGAATCAAGCTAAAAAAGCAAAATGTATTTGATGATTTTATAGCTGCAGCAGAATATCTTATAGACAACGATTACACTTCCAGCGATAAACTGGCGGTAAGAGGAGGTTCCAACGGTGGACTATTGGTTGGAGCAACCATGACCCAGCGTCCAGACCTTATGCAAGTAGCATTGCCTGCGGTTGGAGTAATGGATATGCTTAGATATCACACTTTCACTGCTGGGGCTGGCTGGGCTTACGACTATGGTACAGCTGAAGACAGCAAGGAAATGTTCGAATACCTTTACGGGTATTCCCCAGTCCATAATGTAAAGGAAGGTGTTGAATATCCTGCTACTTTGGTAACTACGGGAGACCATGATGACCGTGTGGTTCCTGCGCATTCTTTCAAGTTTGCTGCCGAGTTACAGGAAAAACATGCCGGTGAGGAGCCCGTGCTTATAAGGATCGAGACCAAAGCGGGTCACGGAGCAGGTAAACCAACCAGCAAGATCATTGAGGAATATGCAGATATTTTTGGATTTACCCTATACAATATGGGTTATGAAGATCTTCCGAAAGACATCGAGAAAGGTGTTGGACAATAA
- a CDS encoding ABC transporter ATP-binding protein has protein sequence MLKLQNVSFAYQKEPVLKNISFEIGKGQNVSVIGESGCGKSTLLKLIYGLLHTDGKVSWNGEEMLGPNFNLVPGEPFIKYLAQDFDLMLPLTAAENVGKHLSNFYPVKKKRRIKELLEVVEMEDLADKKAKLLSGGQQQRIALARALAKEPELILLDEPFSHIDHFRKNNLRRRLFSYLKEKNITCIVATHDSTDALSFADRTFVLKNGNIYADGTPEELYKSPPNKYVASLFGDVNHIMVKNLKENENSRKRVVLYPHDISIVKSSSIKAEVKKTYFKGETFLIHAKLNGEEVLVEHKNDIQPGKTISLKVPEKLIEERLK, from the coding sequence ATGCTGAAACTTCAGAATGTATCTTTCGCTTACCAAAAAGAACCGGTTCTTAAAAATATTAGTTTTGAGATCGGAAAAGGTCAGAATGTTTCGGTGATCGGAGAAAGTGGCTGCGGAAAAAGCACTCTATTAAAACTTATTTACGGCCTTTTACATACAGATGGGAAAGTAAGCTGGAACGGAGAAGAAATGCTGGGACCAAATTTCAACCTGGTGCCCGGAGAACCATTTATAAAATATCTCGCCCAGGATTTTGACCTTATGCTGCCTTTAACGGCTGCTGAAAATGTGGGGAAACATCTTAGTAATTTTTATCCCGTCAAAAAGAAAAGACGTATCAAAGAGCTACTGGAGGTTGTGGAAATGGAAGATCTGGCAGATAAGAAAGCGAAACTACTTAGTGGTGGGCAGCAGCAACGTATCGCTTTAGCCCGCGCCTTGGCTAAGGAACCTGAATTGATCCTTCTTGATGAACCTTTCAGCCATATAGATCATTTCAGAAAAAATAACCTGAGAAGACGCCTGTTTTCTTACCTGAAAGAAAAGAACATTACCTGTATAGTGGCAACCCATGACAGTACTGATGCGCTTTCTTTTGCTGATAGAACTTTCGTATTAAAAAATGGAAATATTTATGCCGACGGTACTCCTGAGGAATTGTATAAATCGCCACCAAATAAATATGTTGCATCACTTTTTGGAGATGTAAATCATATTATGGTGAAGAATTTAAAGGAAAATGAAAACAGCCGGAAACGAGTGGTTCTATATCCTCACGATATTAGCATTGTAAAAAGTTCCTCAATAAAGGCTGAAGTAAAGAAAACTTATTTCAAGGGTGAAACTTTTCTTATCCATGCAAAACTGAATGGAGAGGAAGTATTAGTAGAACATAAAAATGATATTCAACCCGGAAAAACCATATCATTAAAAGTTCCTGAAAAACTTATCGAGGAGCGACTTAAGTGA
- a CDS encoding GreA/GreB family elongation factor encodes MEAETRKDLLKACRDYLQTRVSVVKKAMDGLKEDLENESKSSAGDKFETGREMINIEWNKLSVQLNEYDRLGNILNRIEDYKPNGNVVLGSIVVTNVAKYFVAIPAGEITSGKDKFYAVGIKSPIAQVLLGKKAGEKAVFNGREFEVLEIT; translated from the coding sequence ATGGAGGCAGAGACACGCAAAGATCTACTAAAAGCCTGCCGGGATTATCTTCAAACCAGAGTTTCGGTGGTCAAAAAAGCTATGGACGGACTCAAGGAAGACCTGGAGAACGAATCAAAGAGCAGTGCCGGCGATAAATTTGAGACCGGTAGGGAAATGATCAATATTGAATGGAATAAATTAAGTGTTCAGCTAAATGAATATGACCGTCTTGGGAATATCCTGAACAGGATCGAAGATTATAAACCCAACGGGAATGTAGTTCTGGGAAGTATTGTGGTGACCAATGTAGCTAAATACTTTGTTGCAATTCCGGCTGGAGAGATCACGAGCGGAAAGGATAAATTCTATGCTGTAGGTATCAAATCCCCGATCGCCCAGGTATTACTTGGTAAGAAAGCAGGTGAAAAGGCTGTATTCAACGGCCGTGAATTTGAAGTTTTAGAGATCACTTAA
- the mtgA gene encoding monofunctional biosynthetic peptidoglycan transglycosylase — MIKRFFKFIFKILLGLFLFSILIVVVYKFVPVPFTPLMAIRYFENPEEPVEHDWVPIDEISRHLQLAVIASEDQNFEKHSGFDFEAIQEAMEDNRSGRKIRGASTISQQTAKNVFLWPGRNWFRKGMEAYFTFLIEMIWSKERILEVYLNSIEMGKGIYGAQAASQHWFKKDASKLGPYEAAAIAAVLPNPREYRANPASNFIQRRKNWIVRQMRNYGEFMLE, encoded by the coding sequence ATGATAAAAAGATTTTTCAAATTTATATTCAAGATCCTATTGGGTCTCTTCCTTTTCAGTATTCTTATCGTGGTAGTCTATAAATTTGTTCCGGTTCCTTTTACCCCTTTAATGGCGATACGGTATTTCGAAAACCCTGAAGAGCCTGTTGAGCACGACTGGGTGCCTATAGATGAAATTTCCAGGCATTTACAACTCGCTGTCATTGCCAGTGAAGACCAGAATTTTGAAAAACATAGCGGTTTCGATTTTGAAGCGATTCAGGAAGCTATGGAGGATAACCGCTCTGGTAGAAAGATTCGTGGAGCATCAACGATTTCGCAACAAACAGCTAAAAATGTGTTTTTGTGGCCTGGGAGGAATTGGTTTAGGAAAGGAATGGAGGCTTATTTTACCTTTCTTATTGAGATGATCTGGAGTAAGGAAAGGATCCTGGAAGTTTACCTTAATAGTATAGAAATGGGTAAAGGCATATATGGAGCACAGGCCGCTTCTCAACACTGGTTCAAAAAAGATGCATCTAAACTTGGGCCATACGAAGCCGCAGCGATTGCAGCCGTTTTACCTAACCCCCGGGAATACCGGGCAAATCCTGCTTCAAATTTCATTCAACGAAGAAAGAACTGGATCGTAAGACAGATGCGGAATTACGGAGAATTCATGCTTGAATAA
- a CDS encoding FAD-dependent oxidoreductase, with amino-acid sequence MNFSFWETDSWFSNIDYCIVGSGITGLNCALKLKEASPNSKVLLLEKGMLPEGASTKNAGFACFGSISEILEDLKTHSRQEVVQLCENRKKGLELLRNNLGDDIIDYQEKGGYELFTESDAELYQECLNRIPEINDLLKEVFQGDVFEIAENKFGFRKIQPKLIFNRFEGQIDTGKMMSALVKKAIEKGIRILNGVEVRSFNQSKQGVNIDTSKFSLESKKLIIATNGFASRLGIEEVKPARAQVLITEPIKNIPFKGTFHLDKGYYYFRNIGERVLFGGGRNLDFKTEETDVTGLTNLVQDKLKELLQTCILPETDFEIQQSWSGIMGVGAQKKPIVKELSKNIYCGVRLGGMGIAIGSLVGKEIAELALRS; translated from the coding sequence ATGAATTTTTCTTTCTGGGAAACTGATTCCTGGTTCTCCAATATCGATTATTGTATAGTTGGCAGTGGCATCACTGGCCTTAATTGTGCTTTAAAACTCAAAGAAGCCAGCCCCAATTCTAAGGTACTTCTTCTCGAAAAAGGGATGTTGCCAGAAGGCGCCAGCACCAAGAATGCAGGATTTGCCTGTTTTGGCAGTATTTCAGAGATCCTGGAGGACCTTAAGACGCATTCGAGGCAAGAGGTTGTGCAGTTGTGTGAAAATCGTAAAAAAGGGCTGGAATTGCTTCGGAATAATCTGGGTGATGATATTATCGATTATCAGGAAAAAGGAGGATATGAACTCTTTACTGAATCCGATGCGGAGCTTTACCAGGAATGTCTTAATAGAATCCCTGAGATAAACGATCTTTTAAAAGAGGTATTCCAGGGTGATGTATTTGAAATTGCCGAAAATAAATTCGGGTTTAGAAAAATTCAACCAAAGCTGATCTTCAATAGATTTGAGGGGCAGATAGATACAGGGAAAATGATGAGTGCCCTGGTTAAGAAAGCTATTGAGAAAGGTATTCGAATTCTTAATGGCGTTGAGGTAAGATCTTTTAATCAGTCAAAACAGGGAGTAAATATCGATACCTCCAAATTCAGTCTTGAATCTAAAAAACTGATCATCGCCACAAATGGCTTCGCTTCCAGGCTGGGGATTGAAGAAGTAAAACCGGCCCGGGCCCAGGTGCTTATCACAGAACCTATCAAAAATATTCCTTTTAAAGGTACCTTTCATCTGGATAAGGGTTATTATTATTTCCGTAATATTGGGGAAAGAGTTTTGTTTGGTGGCGGAAGAAACCTGGATTTTAAGACCGAAGAAACAGATGTAACCGGATTGACTAACCTGGTCCAGGATAAATTAAAAGAACTACTCCAAACCTGTATCCTGCCAGAAACCGATTTTGAAATTCAGCAATCCTGGAGCGGAATTATGGGAGTAGGAGCACAGAAGAAACCAATTGTAAAAGAACTTTCTAAAAACATTTATTGCGGTGTGCGCCTTGGCGGAATGGGAATTGCCATTGGCAGCCTCGTAGGAAAGGAAATCGCAGAACTAGCCTTAAGATCATGA
- the accC gene encoding acetyl-CoA carboxylase biotin carboxylase subunit, which yields MFKKILIANRGEIALRVIRTCKEMGIKTVAVYSTADAESLHVRFADEAVCIGPAPSNLSYLKISNIIAAAEITNADAIHPGYGFLSENAKFSKICEEHDIKFIGASPEMISKMGDKATAKATMRAAGVPCVPGSEGIIKDYKECLKLAKDIGFPVMLKATAGGGGKGMRAVWKEEDLEPAWESARKEADASFGNDGMYMEKLIEEPRHIEIQIVGDSSGKACHLSERDCSVQRRHQKLTEETPSPFMTDTLRKKMGDAAVKAAEYIKYEGAGTVEFLVDKHRNFYFMEMNTRIQVEHPITEQVIDYDLIREQILVAAGVPISGKNYFPQLHSIECRINAEDPYHNFRPSPGKITNLHAPGGHGVRIDTHVYSGYIIPPNYDSMIAKLITTAQTREEAINKMKRALDEFVIEGIKTTIPFHRQLMDHPDYVEGNYTTKFMEDFKMKPKEEEA from the coding sequence ATGTTTAAAAAAATATTGATTGCCAACAGAGGGGAGATCGCATTGCGTGTTATCCGTACCTGTAAAGAAATGGGTATAAAGACGGTTGCGGTATACTCTACAGCAGACGCTGAAAGTCTTCACGTAAGATTTGCTGATGAAGCCGTTTGTATAGGACCTGCGCCGAGTAACCTTTCTTATCTTAAAATATCAAATATCATTGCCGCAGCAGAAATAACCAATGCTGATGCAATACACCCGGGATATGGATTTTTGTCTGAAAATGCCAAATTCTCGAAGATCTGTGAAGAGCACGATATCAAATTTATTGGTGCTTCTCCAGAAATGATCAGTAAAATGGGAGATAAGGCAACTGCCAAGGCTACTATGAGAGCGGCAGGTGTTCCTTGTGTTCCAGGTTCTGAAGGAATAATTAAAGACTATAAAGAATGCCTTAAACTGGCTAAAGATATCGGATTTCCGGTAATGCTTAAAGCTACTGCCGGTGGTGGTGGTAAAGGTATGCGTGCTGTTTGGAAAGAGGAAGATCTTGAACCAGCCTGGGAATCTGCCAGAAAAGAAGCAGATGCCTCTTTTGGTAATGACGGGATGTATATGGAGAAGCTAATTGAAGAGCCTCGCCATATCGAGATCCAGATCGTGGGAGACAGCAGTGGTAAAGCCTGTCACCTTTCAGAGAGAGATTGTTCTGTACAACGTCGTCACCAGAAACTCACCGAGGAAACTCCATCTCCGTTTATGACCGATACGCTTCGTAAGAAAATGGGGGATGCAGCGGTTAAGGCAGCAGAATATATTAAATATGAAGGAGCCGGTACGGTGGAATTCCTTGTGGATAAACATAGGAATTTCTACTTCATGGAAATGAACACGCGTATACAGGTAGAGCATCCAATTACCGAGCAGGTAATAGATTATGACCTTATACGTGAGCAGATCCTTGTAGCGGCAGGAGTGCCAATTTCCGGAAAGAACTATTTTCCGCAATTACACTCTATAGAATGTAGAATTAATGCGGAAGATCCTTATCATAACTTCCGTCCTTCTCCAGGGAAGATCACAAATCTTCACGCACCGGGAGGACATGGTGTACGTATAGATACTCATGTATATAGTGGATATATTATTCCGCCGAACTATGATTCTATGATCGCGAAATTGATCACAACGGCTCAAACCAGGGAAGAAGCCATCAATAAGATGAAGCGTGCCCTTGATGAGTTTGTAATTGAAGGTATCAAGACCACGATCCCATTCCATAGGCAGTTGATGGATCATCCAGATTATGTGGAAGGAAATTACACTACCAAATTCATGGAGGATTTCAAGATGAAACCTAAGGAAGAGGAAGCATAA
- the accB gene encoding acetyl-CoA carboxylase biotin carboxyl carrier protein, with protein sequence MDLKEIQNLIKFVAKSGASEVKLETGDVKITIRTGSDEKETTIVQQVPQHMPQQQIPAQQPQQQQAPAPQESAAPQKESKDSGDDESKYITVKSPIIGTFYRKPSPDKPTFAEVGDTIKEGDVLCIIEAMKLFNEIESEVSGKIVKVLVEDSSPVEFDQPLFLVDPS encoded by the coding sequence ATGGATTTAAAGGAAATTCAGAACCTGATTAAATTTGTAGCCAAGTCTGGCGCAAGCGAGGTAAAACTGGAAACGGGTGATGTAAAGATCACTATTAGAACAGGTTCAGACGAAAAAGAAACTACCATAGTACAGCAGGTACCACAGCATATGCCACAACAGCAAATACCGGCTCAGCAACCGCAGCAGCAACAAGCACCTGCACCACAGGAAAGTGCTGCTCCGCAAAAAGAATCAAAAGATTCTGGCGATGATGAGTCTAAGTATATCACTGTGAAATCTCCAATTATTGGTACTTTCTATAGAAAGCCTTCTCCAGACAAGCCAACTTTTGCTGAGGTTGGAGATACTATTAAAGAAGGAGATGTACTTTGTATCATCGAGGCGATGAAACTTTTCAACGAGATCGAAAGTGAAGTTTCAGGAAAGATCGTAAAAGTATTGGTAGAGGATTCTTCTCCGGTAGAATTCGATCAGCCTTTATTTTTAGTTGATCCGTCATAA